The genomic DNA TAAAGTTAAACTATTCATATTTCGAATCATCCTGAGAAATTCCTTAATACATTTAATCATACCATCATATCTGCAACACTAACTAAATCACTAATACAGCAACAAAATTACTAACTGAACAAAATACAGCACATATATTGATAACACATGCATTAATTATAACAAGTATTTCACACATTAACAACACAACAACTGTATAACAACACTATACAAATAAAACACAATTATACCAACGATAATTATCAATCTTTAATTTAATTTAATACAACCATTATAAACAATAATAAAACTACAACTCAGACATAACACATTAAAATATAATTTAAACGCTTACTATTTACAAATAATACCCGATAAAAATTTTTTACATACAACAATAAAAACATCTATATTAAAAAAGGCTGTATTAAAAAAACCAATATCTAAAAAAAAATTAAAACCAATGCAGATAAAATATCACCCCATTGCAATAACAAATACTAATATTTATAAAACAGATAATGATTAATGTTTATAATAAATAAACACTACATAACACAACCGAAACACGATCGAATAATATTACTTCAATAATTACATTATCCATATTATCCAGTATATATTAAAAAACTAATTAAAAATAGATTCAACAAAATCATTAACACTAAAACAATGTAAATCAGAAATCAATTTTCCACAAGATACATATCTAATAGGAATATTAAATCGATCAACAATAGAAAATAAAACACCACCTTTAGAAGTACCATCTAACTTACTCATAACAATACCTGTAATTCCAATACACTCATTAAATAACAATACTTGATTAACAGAATTTTGACCAATTGTAGAATCCAAAACAATCATAATCTCATCAGGAGAATTAATATCAAACTTTTTAATAACTCGAACAATTTTTTTTAATTCAGCCATTAAATGGCTTTTATTTTGCAATCTACCAGCAGTATCTATAATTAAAACATCTATGTACTTTGATTTAGCAAATTGAAAAGCATCATAAACAACTGAAGCAGGATCACTACCACAATTATGCGATATCACACAAACACCACTTTCAGCACCTAATATTTTAAGCTGCTCAACTGCTGCAGCTCGAAAAGTATCAGCTGCACCAAGAACTACACTTCTCCCCTCACAACGATAATGATATGCTAACTTCCCAATTACACTTGTCTTACCAACACCATTAACACCAACCACTAAAATGACAAATGGTCTTTTTTTTTCAAGTATCATTAATGAATGATCAATAACAGATAATATCTTTGACATTTCTTCACGTAAAATAAAATAAACATCTCGATCAACAAGTAAATTCGATGCAGAAGAACAACGATACGATAAAGAAGTAATAATCTTCTTAGCCGTATGCACACCAACATCAGCAATTAATAACTGATCTTCTAATTGACTTAGTAGAGTATCATCAATTTTTTTAGCACCATGAAACAATGTAAATAAACTATCTCCTAATTTCTTTCGAGTATTCACTAAACTATTCTTTAACTTAGTAAATAATATTTTATTGTTGTACACTACAATGACTCCACAATTTTCAAAATTAACCACGAAATGAATAATTGTAACAAATTATTAGAAAACTATAAAAAATAAATATCAGAAAAATATATCTTTAAATCATCAAATTTAAAAAAATATACACTTCATTATGAAATTTCATTATTATACTCCAAATTAATCTCCTAGCCTTACTAAAATATTTAACTTACTTACAATGAAATTCGCTGCCACCATAAACAAAAATCATCATACAAAACAAAATAAAAAAGGAAAAATACGCATCATTGGAGGAAGATGGAAAGGAAAAAAAATCAACATAACGCAACACCACTCATTAAGACCCACTACGAATCAAATACGAGAAACGCTATTCAACTGGCTAATACCAGTAATAAATGAATCTAAATGTTTAGATTGTTTTGCCGGCAGTGGAGCACTAGGATTAGAAGCACTATCTAGAAATGCTAATACAGTAACATTTTTAGAAAAAAACAAAAAAATTAGTAACAAATTGTACCAAACAATACAACTCTTAAATGCACAAAAACAAGCTACAATTATACATACAAACAGCAACACGTGGTTAGCTAACCCCACAAATAAAAAAAATCAATACAATATTATTTTTTTAGATCCACCATTCGAAAAATGGTGCTATATACTGAGCACTATACAACTATTGGAAAAATTTCAATATCTCACCAAAAACGCTTGGATTTACATAGAAAACTCAAAAATCAATAACAATAATATTATAAAAATTATTCCCAAACATTGGCAATTACATAAAAAAAAACTACTGGAAAAATCTCATACCAAATTTATATTAGATTAAGTATACCCAAATAATATTAGAATATAAAAAACTAATTATTCCTAATCCAATTAGTTATTTCAAAATAAATAACTCAATTAAATTCAAATATCAAAAAACTATTACTCAAAAATAACTGATAAAATTTAAAAATAAAAAAAACAACCATACACTAACCTAATAAATTTGAATATAATACCAATGTATATAACGTGTATAACCTGTCAATCTCCCACATCCAGGATACACGTCCAGATAATAACCACAAGCAATAAAAAAATATGTAAACATCATAAAATATAAAACATTAATCACGCCAATCCTTATAACAATTTATCAAACCATTAGTAGAACTATCATGCATATATACCATATGATTACTCTTTAATTCTTGTAGAATAATATCGGAACATCGCTTCCCTAACTCCACCCCCCACTGATCGAATGTGTAAATATTAAATATCACACCCTGAGTAAAAATTTTGTGTTCATACAAAGCAATCAATGCACCCAAAGTATAAGGAGTAAATTTACGCACTAAAATAGAATTACTAGGACGATTGCCCATACATATTTTATGTGGGGTAGCATATTTCGCATTAAATCCTTTAACAACACCATCCGAAAAATCTAAAAACTTAAATGATTGATGTACTTTAACATTATCACACAATTCACCAAAAGCTAATGCTTTAGTTTGCGCAAAAAAATTTGATAACAACTTAACATGATGATCATAAATAGGGTTATGACTAACAACTGGCGCAATAAAATCACAAGGAACCATCTTAGTACCTTGATGAATCAACTGATAAAAAGCATGTTGACCATTTGTACCCACCTCACCCCATACAATAGGTCCTGTTTCATAAGTAACTAAATTACCACAACGATCAATAGATTTTCCATTAGATTCCATGTTACCCTGTTGAAAATATGCAGCGAAACGATGCATATATTGATCATATGGTAAAATAGCTTCAGTCTCTACACAAAAAAAATTATTATACCAAATTCCAATCAAAGCAAGAATAACAGGAAAATTTTTTTCAAAAGGCATATGATAAAAATGTTGATCCATATCATGAGCTCCAAGCAGCAGTTGCTCAAAACACTCAAACCCCACAGACAGCACAATCGATAAACCAACAGCAGACCACAAAGAATATCGACCACCTACCCAATCCCAAACTTCAAAAATATTATCAATACTAATACCAAATTTTCCAACTTCTGTGAAATTTGAAGACAATGCAATAAAATGTTTTGATATATATTGTTCATTTTTTGCAAATTCCATAAACCACAAACGAGCAGTAAATGCATTAGTCATAGTCTCTTGAGTAAGAAAAGTTTTAGAGACTATTAAAAATAATGTAGTCTCTACATTCACAGACTTTAATGTTTCCATAATATGAGTGCCATCAATATTAGAAACAAAATGCATCCTCAAATGATTCTTATAAGCCTTTAAAGCTTCAGTAACCATATAAGGCCCTAAATTAGAACCCCCAATACCAATATTCACTACATCAGTAATAGATTTTCCAGTAAATCCTTTCCATGCACCAGAAATAATGCTTTCAGAAAACGTTTTCATTTTAAATAACATCAAATGAATATCAGGCATCACATCATGGCCATCAACAAAAATTGGTATATTACATTTATTACGCAAAGCAATATGCAACACTGCTCGATTTTCGGTACGATTAATCTTCACCCCATGAAACATAGCAACAATAGCACTCCTTAAATCACATTCTTCAGCTAAAGCAAAAAGTTTCATAAGCGTCTCTTGAGTAAGACGATTTTTAGAATAATCAATTAAAATTTCATCATTAAAAACACCGGAAAAGTTAGAAAAACGATCCTTGTCCTGATTAAACAAATCAATCATACGAATATCTTTTATATTATCAAAATGACTCTGTAATTCCTTCCACGCTGTAGTAGTAGTAGGATTAATATCCTTCATAACACACAAACCCCAAATCAAACAATTCAATACACTAAAAATTTTATTAATTAAAAATTATAATATATTTCTAAAAATATAACTATTCTTCAACATTTGATACGAATTAATTACACAAAAAAATAAAAAACAAATAATACAAAATTATAAACACACTCAAAACAGTACTTTAATTTAAAATTATGTAATTAATTTACTTACTACCTGCTATACTATGACACACTAAATTATAAAATTACAAATTACATAAATATCGTATATAATATAACTCATAATTTAATTATTAGTAATGATAATTAAATATCACAAACAAATTACCTTATTAACTTAAAGAAAACACGGATAATTCTTAATAATAATTTATTTAATTCAGCATCCACAAAACAACTATAATAAAAAAATATGATAAAATAAATGTAAAAAAACAGCAAGATAAAATAAATGTAAAAAAACAGCAAGATAAATACCACTAAAAAAACAATTTAAAAAATAATAAAAACAAAAAAAAATTTATAAATTATTTATTTAACGCCGTCCCTTATATCATAAGGGACCTTCTGATATACATAATAATTTAACCAATTAGAAAACAATAAATATCCGTGACTACGCCAATTCATTAATGGAAGCAAATTGGGATTGTTTTCTGGAAAATAATTTTCAGGCACAACCACTCTTAATCCATTCTTTAAATCACGATAATACTCTTGTGCCAAAGTCAATAAATCATATTCTGGATGTCCTGTAATAAACACTAAACGCTTATCGTGACTAGTAAACAAATACGCCCCTGCTATATCAGATTCAACTAAAACTTCTAAATCTGTAAACCGACGAATAACTTCAGCAGAAAAATCACTGTAACGAGAATGAGGAACATAAAAATAACCATCAAAACCTCGTGTCAATAAAGCATGAACATTTAATGTTTTATGCAAATAAACACCCATTAACTTTTCTTTTCTAGTAACTTTAGGTAAATCATATAATACATATAACGCCGCTTGAGCAGCCCAACAAATAAACAACGATGTTGTTACGTGTTCTAACGCCCACAAAAAAATAGTTTTTATTTCAGACCAAAAAACAATATCACAAAAATCAACCAATCCTAACGGAGCACCTGTAACAATTAAACCATCGAATTGTGCGTCACAAATATCCATAAAACTACAATAAAAAGTTTGTATATGCTCAATTGGAGTATGCTTAGAATTACGATGGTTAATACATAATAACTGAATATCTATCTGTAAAGGAAAATTTGATAACAATCTAAGAAACTGGTTTTCAGTTTCAATTTTTTTCGGCATTAAATTTAAAATCAAAATTTTAATAACTGCATCATGTTCATAATTAATTTCAATATTGACGTGCGATTGTTTCATAACAAAAATATTTTCCCCACGCAATAAACCCACCGAAGGCAACTCGTCTAATACCCGAATTGGCATAATTTTCACCTTTTATCATTCAACGTTAACAATAGGCCTGAGTGGACTTGAACCACCGACCTCACCCTTATCAGGGGTGCGCTCTAACCGTCTGAGCTACAGACCTAAAAACTTAATTAGTAACTTAGTTAAGATAATTATAACATCATCATACACATCATATCAAAAATACCAAGCTATCACTATAGAGAAAAATTCTGTTTTATATATTGTGAATAACTAGGATAATAAACTGTGAATAAATAGAGTATAAACTGAAAATATTTGTTACAACAAAAATATTCTCACACATTAACAACATTAAATAAAAAATACACAAAAAAACCACCCAAACACACATCTAAA from Blochmannia endosymbiont of Polyrhachis (Hedomyrma) turneri includes the following:
- the ftsY gene encoding signal recognition particle-docking protein FtsY; amino-acid sequence: MYNNKILFTKLKNSLVNTRKKLGDSLFTLFHGAKKIDDTLLSQLEDQLLIADVGVHTAKKIITSLSYRCSSASNLLVDRDVYFILREEMSKILSVIDHSLMILEKKRPFVILVVGVNGVGKTSVIGKLAYHYRCEGRSVVLGAADTFRAAAVEQLKILGAESGVCVISHNCGSDPASVVYDAFQFAKSKYIDVLIIDTAGRLQNKSHLMAELKKIVRVIKKFDINSPDEIMIVLDSTIGQNSVNQVLLFNECIGITGIVMSKLDGTSKGGVLFSIVDRFNIPIRYVSCGKLISDLHCFSVNDFVESIFN
- a CDS encoding homoserine O-succinyltransferase, whose product is MPIRVLDELPSVGLLRGENIFVMKQSHVNIEINYEHDAVIKILILNLMPKKIETENQFLRLLSNFPLQIDIQLLCINHRNSKHTPIEHIQTFYCSFMDICDAQFDGLIVTGAPLGLVDFCDIVFWSEIKTIFLWALEHVTTSLFICWAAQAALYVLYDLPKVTRKEKLMGVYLHKTLNVHALLTRGFDGYFYVPHSRYSDFSAEVIRRFTDLEVLVESDIAGAYLFTSHDKRLVFITGHPEYDLLTLAQEYYRDLKNGLRVVVPENYFPENNPNLLPLMNWRSHGYLLFSNWLNYYVYQKVPYDIRDGVK
- the pgi gene encoding glucose-6-phosphate isomerase yields the protein MKDINPTTTTAWKELQSHFDNIKDIRMIDLFNQDKDRFSNFSGVFNDEILIDYSKNRLTQETLMKLFALAEECDLRSAIVAMFHGVKINRTENRAVLHIALRNKCNIPIFVDGHDVMPDIHLMLFKMKTFSESIISGAWKGFTGKSITDVVNIGIGGSNLGPYMVTEALKAYKNHLRMHFVSNIDGTHIMETLKSVNVETTLFLIVSKTFLTQETMTNAFTARLWFMEFAKNEQYISKHFIALSSNFTEVGKFGISIDNIFEVWDWVGGRYSLWSAVGLSIVLSVGFECFEQLLLGAHDMDQHFYHMPFEKNFPVILALIGIWYNNFFCVETEAILPYDQYMHRFAAYFQQGNMESNGKSIDRCGNLVTYETGPIVWGEVGTNGQHAFYQLIHQGTKMVPCDFIAPVVSHNPIYDHHVKLLSNFFAQTKALAFGELCDNVKVHQSFKFLDFSDGVVKGFNAKYATPHKICMGNRPSNSILVRKFTPYTLGALIALYEHKIFTQGVIFNIYTFDQWGVELGKRCSDIILQELKSNHMVYMHDSSTNGLINCYKDWRD
- the rsmD gene encoding 16S rRNA (guanine(966)-N(2))-methyltransferase RsmD; protein product: MKFAATINKNHHTKQNKKGKIRIIGGRWKGKKINITQHHSLRPTTNQIRETLFNWLIPVINESKCLDCFAGSGALGLEALSRNANTVTFLEKNKKISNKLYQTIQLLNAQKQATIIHTNSNTWLANPTNKKNQYNIIFLDPPFEKWCYILSTIQLLEKFQYLTKNAWIYIENSKINNNNIIKIIPKHWQLHKKKLLEKSHTKFILD